The Spirosoma oryzicola region TCTTTCTCTTTCACTCGATGGACTAGCCGTTGGCCTATTGACAGGTACCATTGGTGCGGGCGGTGGCTTTCTGATTGTACCGATGCTTGTTTTGCTGGCCGGTCTACCCATTCACCGAGCTGTAGCCACGTCCATTCTGATCATTGCGATCAATTCATTCGTTGGCTTTGCCGGTGATATACACCATACCGATCTGGACTGGAATTTTCTGCTACCGTTTACGGGTTTATCCATTATTGGCATTTTCGCAGGCATGTACTTTTCGCGCTTTGTTGCCCCCGACCGCCTGAAAAAAGGATTTGGGTGGTTTGTGCTGATCGTTGCCTGTTACATGATTTTGAAAGAGTTATCTACTGTATAATTAGTCGGTAAGCGACGTACTAGTTAAGGCTATGGTTATTGAACAACTTTATACGGGCTGTCTGGCGCAGGGAGCTTATTATATCGAGAGTAATGGAGAAGCAGCGATTATTGACCCGCTTCGCGAAACGTCTCCTTACATCCGTAAAGCGGAAAAAGACGGAGCACTTATTAAATACGTCTTCGAGACGCACTTCCACGCAGATTTCGTGTCGGGACATTTAGATCTGGCCCAAAAAACGGGCGCAACCATTGTGTACGGGCCAAATGCCAAGACCAGTTATGAGGCTTATCACGCGCAGGACGGCGAATTGTTCAAGTTAGGTAACGTTCAGATCAAAGTACTCCACACACCGGGGCATACAACCGAATCGACGACGTATCTGCTCATCGACGAAGCAGGAAAAGACCACGCTATTTTTACGGGCGATACGCTATTTATTGGTGATGTCGGTCGGCCAGACCTGGCCATTAAAGCTAACCTGACGGAACACGATCTGGCAAGTATGCTTTACGACAGCCTGCACAATAAGATCATGCCACTGGCCGACGACGTTATTGTGTATCCGGCGCACGGAGCCGGTTCGGCTTGTGGTAAAAACATGAGTAAGGAAACGACCGATACGCTGGGCAATCAAAAACGATTCAATTACGCCCTACGCGCCAAATCGAAGGCGGAATTTATTGAGCAGGTTCTTACTGGTCTGACGGCGGCTCCGGCTTATTTCGCGGAGAATGCCCGATTGAACAAAGAAGGCTACGAAAGTCTTGACCGAGTTCTTCAACGAGGTAGCCACGCGCTTTCGGCGGATGCTTTCGAGGTTGCCGTTAATGAAACCGGAGCGCTGGTTCTCGATGTTCGCAATGCCGTTGATTTTGCCAATGGGTTTATTCCAAATTCGATTAATATTGGCTTGAATGGTCAGTTTGCCCCCTGGGTCGGCGCGTTGATACCAGACCTTAAGCAGCCCATTGCCCTACTAACACCAGCGGAATTAGAACAGGAAACAATCGTCCGGCTAGCGCGTGTCGGCTACGACAATTGTATCGGCTACCTCGATGGCGGTTTTGATACCTGGAAGAAGGCCGGTAAAGAAATTGATTCCATTGAGTCGATTTCGGCAGAGGAGTTTGCGGACCGGTGGCAGGCCAATCCAGCAATTACAGTGGTTGACGTTCGTAAACCAGGCGAATTTGAAACTGAGCATATTGAAGGGGCTCGAAACCTACCGCTTGATTACTTCAGCGATTATATGACCGAAATCAAGCGCGAGCAGCCTGTTTACGTTCATTGCGCGGGTGGCTATAGGTCTATGGTTGCCAATTCTATCTTGAAATCGCGCGGATTCGACAATGTTGTCAATGTAGAGGGTGGCTTGACGGCCATCAAAAAAACAAGTGTGCCGGTTAATGCTGAAGCAGACGCGGCTCATTAATTTCTGATAGTTTCATTAAGTGGTACTCTCTTAACATTACTGATTAGGATTGTCATCGATGCCCAGACGTGGCAGAGCAGGGTTCAATACGCGAGCTACTATTTTTATCCGGAAAACCTTCGTTCCTGCCACGTCGAAATCACAGCTGTAAAACTCTCGCTGTTTGATACCCCGATAAACAGCAGTATAGTTTACCTTGGGCGGCCAGTTTGTTATGGCTAGTTCAGCCGTTATCGCATCAACGGCTTTGCGAAGATTTGAAAAAAAGATCACACTGGTTTCCCGTTGTCGAATTGCGTTCAGTGAGCCGATATGCTGAATCGTAACTTCATATATAATTCGGCCTGTTGGCCTGATTTTAGACTCTTTTTCAGCTTTTTCTTCCAAACTCTTCATTATCTCAACTATTATGATAAATTATTTAACTATTTTCCAAGACCTAAACTTTTCACTGAGTGCATGTGTTTTACCTACAACTAAGCGATAATGAGCCTATCTGACGAACCAGATAGGCTTTTTTTGTGAGTTATTCTAAAAAGGAAAGAGCATTGCTATCACCAGCAATGCTCTTTCCTTTTTAGATAGTTTAGCCGTCAAATTACTTCTTGTACATTACCGACTCAACAGCTTGCAGCGTACGTTTTACGTTTGGCAGAATGGCTTCGATCAGGGTTGGCGCGTAAGGAAGTGGTAAATCCATGCTGTTAACCCGAATGACCGGCGCATCTAGGTAATCGAACGCGTTCCGTTGAATGTTATAAGT contains the following coding sequences:
- a CDS encoding MBL fold metallo-hydrolase, with product MVIEQLYTGCLAQGAYYIESNGEAAIIDPLRETSPYIRKAEKDGALIKYVFETHFHADFVSGHLDLAQKTGATIVYGPNAKTSYEAYHAQDGELFKLGNVQIKVLHTPGHTTESTTYLLIDEAGKDHAIFTGDTLFIGDVGRPDLAIKANLTEHDLASMLYDSLHNKIMPLADDVIVYPAHGAGSACGKNMSKETTDTLGNQKRFNYALRAKSKAEFIEQVLTGLTAAPAYFAENARLNKEGYESLDRVLQRGSHALSADAFEVAVNETGALVLDVRNAVDFANGFIPNSINIGLNGQFAPWVGALIPDLKQPIALLTPAELEQETIVRLARVGYDNCIGYLDGGFDTWKKAGKEIDSIESISAEEFADRWQANPAITVVDVRKPGEFETEHIEGARNLPLDYFSDYMTEIKREQPVYVHCAGGYRSMVANSILKSRGFDNVVNVEGGLTAIKKTSVPVNAEADAAH